A region from the Nesterenkonia lacusekhoensis genome encodes:
- a CDS encoding tartrate dehydrogenase, translated as MNAFSSPERTYRIAVIAGDGIGTEVMPEGLKVLGRAAERFGFRLETQEFDFASAEYWTQHGRMLPEDWFQTLSGFDAIYFGAVGWPDVVPDHISLWDSLLQFRRGFDQYVNLRPVKLLPGVPGPLRGREPGDIDFLVVRENTEGEYSSIGGKMFEGTDRETVVQETVMTRTGIDRILRFAFEQAQRRSGKLTSATKSNGISITMPYWDERVAEMGEAFPEIEVDKFHIDILAAQFVLHPDWFDVVVASNLFGDILSDLGPACTGTIGVAPSANINPTGELPSLFEPVHGSAPDIAGKGIANPIGQIWAGAMMLDFLGEAQAAEAVTSAFESVLESGQTMTPDLGGSASCEELGTAIAHAVETA; from the coding sequence ATGAACGCATTCAGCAGCCCGGAACGGACCTACCGCATCGCCGTCATCGCCGGTGACGGCATCGGCACAGAGGTGATGCCTGAGGGCCTGAAAGTGCTGGGGCGAGCGGCTGAGCGCTTCGGGTTCCGTCTGGAGACCCAGGAGTTCGACTTCGCCTCGGCCGAGTACTGGACCCAGCACGGCCGGATGCTGCCCGAGGACTGGTTCCAGACGCTGAGCGGCTTCGACGCGATCTATTTCGGAGCGGTGGGCTGGCCCGACGTCGTCCCGGACCACATCTCTCTGTGGGACTCGCTGCTGCAGTTCCGCCGCGGTTTCGACCAGTACGTCAATCTGCGTCCGGTGAAGCTGCTGCCCGGTGTTCCGGGGCCGCTGCGCGGTCGAGAGCCCGGAGACATCGACTTCCTGGTGGTCCGCGAGAACACCGAAGGTGAGTACTCCAGCATCGGCGGGAAGATGTTCGAAGGCACCGACCGCGAGACCGTCGTCCAGGAGACGGTGATGACCCGGACCGGCATCGACAGGATCCTGCGCTTCGCCTTCGAGCAGGCTCAGCGGCGCAGCGGCAAGCTGACCTCGGCCACCAAGTCCAACGGCATCTCCATCACCATGCCCTATTGGGATGAGCGGGTGGCCGAGATGGGGGAGGCCTTCCCTGAGATCGAGGTGGATAAGTTCCACATCGACATCCTGGCCGCGCAGTTCGTGCTGCATCCGGACTGGTTCGACGTCGTCGTGGCCTCCAATCTCTTCGGCGACATCCTCTCCGACCTCGGCCCTGCCTGCACCGGAACGATCGGTGTGGCACCCTCTGCGAACATCAACCCGACCGGCGAGCTGCCCTCACTCTTCGAGCCGGTGCACGGCTCCGCTCCAGACATCGCGGGCAAGGGGATCGCCAACCCGATCGGTCAGATCTGGGCCGGTGCCATGATGCTGGACTTCCTGGGTGAGGCCCAGGCTGCCGAGGCGGTGACCAGCGCGTTCGAATCAGTGCTGGAATCAGGCCAGACGATGACTCCGGATCTGGGCGGCAGCGCGTCCTGCGAAGAGCTCGGCACGGCCATCGCTCACGCCGTGGAGACGGCCTAG
- the recR gene encoding recombination mediator RecR — translation MYEGAVQDLIDELGRLPGIGPKSAQRVAFHILEADGEDMKRLADAIVSVKEKVKFCEICFNVSEESTCRICQDSRRDPSVICVVEESKDVMAIERTRSFRGRYHVLGGSINPIAGVGPDQLHIRELLNRLSDDQIKEVIIATDPNLEGEATATYLVRMLGSIGIKLTRLASGLPVGGDLEYADDVTLGRAFEGRTDLS, via the coding sequence GTGTATGAAGGCGCAGTCCAGGACCTGATCGATGAGCTCGGCCGCTTGCCCGGCATCGGCCCCAAATCCGCTCAGCGGGTGGCTTTCCACATCCTGGAGGCCGACGGTGAGGATATGAAGCGGCTGGCCGACGCCATCGTCTCGGTCAAGGAGAAGGTCAAGTTCTGCGAGATCTGCTTCAACGTCTCGGAGGAGAGCACCTGTCGGATCTGCCAGGACAGTCGGCGCGACCCTTCCGTGATCTGTGTGGTCGAAGAGTCCAAAGACGTCATGGCGATCGAACGCACCCGCAGCTTCCGCGGCAGATATCACGTGCTCGGCGGCTCCATCAATCCGATCGCGGGCGTCGGGCCTGATCAGCTGCATATCCGTGAGCTGCTGAACCGCCTCTCCGACGACCAGATCAAAGAGGTCATCATCGCCACCGATCCCAACCTCGAGGGTGAGGCCACCGCCACCTATCTGGTGCGCATGCTCGGCTCCATCGGCATCAAGCTGACCCGCCTGGCCTCCGGACTGCCCGTGGGCGGAGACCTCGAATACGCCGACGACGTCACACTCGGACGTGCGTTCGAGGGCCGCACCGACCTGTCCTGA
- a CDS encoding ISL3 family transposase: MFQPTGPDLSLPTASSTAELFRDPDSVVFNLPGYQVVTACDLPMGGRRVIAVANSVEAACPDCGAISSRVHQRTRQRVKDLGVGGKNIELIVIKPRFLCTEVACARRTFTQVTSQLPFRARCTARLKAAAVEAVLDEGMPIWRACARHRLGWATINAAVVADTLTIPDPDLVPVRALGIDEHRFARAKWFKHPETAQWCRVEPWMSTFVNADTGHILGVVDGRSSANITRWLNQRSQAWLDQLEVVAIDPASAFRNAVRQVLPAVEISVDHWHVVRLGNQMLTEVRQRVTREVLGRRGRKDDSVWAHRMLLLRAGDRLTEAGLYRLEEVLEDADFEEVAAAWAVKERLRAMLAAKDIPAAQNTRIDFEMAVAAADMAETDKLAATVANWWTEIKVFIRTQVTNARTEAANTGIKHIKRTGRGFRNQKNYQSRILGTSIRQTRRRRRIPHQQGLHAQR; the protein is encoded by the coding sequence ATGTTCCAGCCTACGGGCCCTGACCTGTCCCTGCCCACTGCCAGCAGCACTGCCGAGCTCTTTCGGGATCCGGACTCGGTGGTGTTCAACCTGCCCGGCTACCAGGTGGTCACAGCGTGTGATCTGCCGATGGGTGGCCGCCGGGTCATCGCCGTCGCCAACAGCGTCGAGGCGGCCTGCCCAGACTGTGGGGCGATCTCCTCCCGGGTGCATCAGCGCACCCGCCAGCGGGTCAAGGACCTCGGGGTCGGCGGCAAGAACATCGAGCTGATAGTCATCAAGCCTCGGTTCCTGTGCACCGAGGTTGCCTGTGCTCGGCGGACCTTCACCCAGGTCACCAGCCAGCTGCCCTTCCGTGCCCGGTGCACCGCCCGGTTGAAGGCCGCCGCTGTCGAGGCGGTGCTGGATGAGGGGATGCCGATCTGGCGGGCTTGTGCCCGTCACCGGCTGGGCTGGGCAACGATCAACGCCGCAGTAGTAGCCGATACGCTCACTATCCCTGATCCTGATCTGGTGCCGGTGCGGGCGCTGGGGATCGATGAGCACCGCTTCGCTCGAGCGAAGTGGTTCAAGCACCCCGAGACTGCTCAGTGGTGCCGGGTTGAACCGTGGATGTCGACCTTCGTCAACGCCGACACCGGCCACATCCTCGGCGTCGTCGATGGCCGCTCCAGTGCGAACATCACCCGCTGGCTGAACCAACGCTCCCAAGCCTGGCTGGACCAGCTGGAGGTCGTGGCGATCGACCCCGCTTCCGCGTTCCGCAACGCGGTGCGCCAGGTGCTGCCGGCGGTGGAGATTTCAGTTGATCACTGGCACGTAGTGCGCCTGGGTAACCAGATGCTCACCGAGGTCCGCCAACGAGTCACCCGCGAGGTCTTGGGTCGGCGGGGCCGCAAAGACGATTCAGTGTGGGCCCACCGGATGCTGCTGCTAAGAGCCGGGGACCGACTCACCGAGGCCGGGCTGTACCGGCTAGAAGAAGTCCTCGAGGATGCCGACTTCGAGGAGGTCGCTGCCGCCTGGGCAGTCAAAGAGCGCCTGCGGGCAATGCTGGCCGCCAAGGACATCCCAGCGGCCCAGAACACCCGGATCGACTTCGAGATGGCCGTGGCAGCCGCTGACATGGCCGAGACGGATAAGCTCGCCGCCACCGTCGCGAACTGGTGGACCGAGATCAAAGTCTTCATCCGCACCCAAGTCACCAACGCACGTACTGAAGCCGCAAATACCGGGATCAAGCACATCAAACGCACCGGCCGCGGATTCCGCAACCAGAAGAACTATCAATCCCGTATCCTAGGCACCAGCATCAGGCAGACACGCCGACGCCGCAGGATCCCCCACCAACAGGGACTCCACGCTCAACGGTGA
- a CDS encoding IS481 family transposase encodes MSHDNAPLTPQGRLRLIGRIQNGRPLAHVAAEAGVSRACLSKWHKRYQHHGEDGLHDRSSRPQASPDTTPDWVVELIETWRREHKWAASRIAVELEHEHGFGIHPRTVGRWFKHLGINKRRHLDPGGESNRQPGTITATAPGAMVHLDVKKAGRIPEGGGWFAHGRDSEAARAASRSKSAAKKQGHKIGGYTYLYSAVDGYTRLAYTEVMQDEKAATAVEFLNKARAFFAAEGITRLGRVVTDNGVNFAAGDFTQAVNNLGGIHQRIRPYTPRHNGKVERYQRILAEECLYARTYDSESARGEAMKVWVQHYNHHRPHSAADGQAPASLVPGRVTNVLPSYI; translated from the coding sequence ATGTCCCACGATAACGCGCCACTGACCCCGCAAGGACGCCTCCGCCTCATCGGCCGTATCCAAAACGGCCGTCCCCTGGCCCATGTCGCGGCTGAAGCCGGAGTCTCGAGAGCCTGCCTGTCGAAATGGCACAAGCGCTACCAGCACCACGGCGAGGACGGCCTCCACGATCGCTCGTCGCGGCCGCAGGCATCGCCGGATACCACCCCGGACTGGGTGGTGGAGCTGATCGAGACCTGGCGCCGGGAGCATAAGTGGGCGGCCTCCCGCATCGCCGTCGAGCTTGAGCACGAGCACGGCTTCGGCATCCACCCACGCACCGTGGGCCGCTGGTTCAAGCACCTGGGCATCAATAAGCGTCGCCACCTCGACCCGGGCGGTGAGTCCAACCGGCAGCCCGGCACGATCACCGCCACCGCACCTGGGGCGATGGTGCACCTGGATGTGAAGAAGGCCGGCCGGATCCCCGAGGGCGGTGGCTGGTTCGCCCACGGCCGAGACTCCGAGGCCGCTCGCGCCGCCAGCCGGTCGAAGAGCGCCGCGAAGAAGCAGGGGCACAAGATCGGCGGCTACACCTACCTGTACTCGGCAGTCGATGGATACACCCGCCTTGCCTACACCGAGGTGATGCAAGACGAGAAGGCCGCCACCGCGGTGGAGTTCTTGAACAAGGCCAGAGCATTCTTCGCCGCCGAAGGCATCACCCGGCTGGGCCGGGTGGTCACCGATAACGGGGTGAACTTCGCTGCCGGCGACTTCACGCAGGCGGTGAACAACCTCGGCGGGATCCATCAGCGGATCAGGCCCTACACGCCGCGGCATAACGGCAAGGTCGAGCGATATCAGCGGATTCTGGCCGAGGAATGCCTCTATGCGAGGACCTACGACTCCGAGTCGGCCCGAGGAGAAGCGATGAAAGTCTGGGTTCAGCACTACAATCATCACCGCCCCCACTCAGCTGCAGACGGTCAAGCTCCTGCCAGCCTCGTCCCGGGGCGCGTCACCAACGTCCTGCCCTCCTACATCTAG
- a CDS encoding transporter substrate-binding domain-containing protein, with protein MKQKTHSARAMGALSATALLALTACGNGDGGDGDGGDGEELTIALFGEEPYSWIDEETGEPTGATIAVAEEIFENRLGYDITIEEEPDWDNLIPGLAAGHWDVVSAGMSITEDRCAEAAFGEPELVYTTAFLVEEGNPTDIETFEDLQDAGLDVVALSGAVESGWMEEEGIDHETVGSADDGIDFVEGGRADVFALTAISLETMAGDMEGLEVTDSFAHELSVGAHAFLPDDEDLIEEFNAELDELMESGEYLGLVEEFGFTEDEMPPSGLTAQELCEEDPQELTEEYLED; from the coding sequence ATGAAGCAGAAGACTCACTCGGCCCGCGCCATGGGCGCGCTGAGCGCAACCGCCCTGCTGGCACTGACCGCCTGCGGAAACGGAGACGGAGGCGACGGAGACGGCGGCGACGGCGAAGAGCTGACCATCGCACTCTTCGGCGAGGAGCCCTACTCCTGGATCGATGAGGAGACCGGCGAACCCACCGGTGCCACGATCGCCGTGGCCGAGGAGATCTTCGAGAACCGCCTGGGCTATGACATCACCATCGAGGAGGAACCTGACTGGGACAACCTCATTCCCGGACTGGCTGCCGGGCACTGGGACGTGGTCTCCGCCGGCATGTCGATCACCGAGGATCGCTGCGCCGAAGCGGCCTTCGGCGAACCTGAACTGGTCTACACCACGGCCTTCCTGGTGGAAGAGGGCAACCCGACCGACATCGAGACCTTCGAGGACCTGCAGGATGCCGGCCTGGACGTCGTCGCACTCTCCGGCGCGGTGGAGTCCGGCTGGATGGAGGAAGAGGGCATCGACCACGAGACCGTCGGCAGCGCCGATGACGGCATCGACTTCGTCGAAGGCGGCCGTGCCGATGTCTTCGCCCTGACGGCCATCTCCCTGGAGACCATGGCTGGGGATATGGAAGGGCTGGAGGTCACCGACTCCTTCGCCCATGAGCTCTCCGTCGGCGCCCACGCCTTCCTGCCCGATGATGAGGACCTCATCGAGGAGTTCAACGCGGAGCTGGACGAACTGATGGAATCCGGTGAGTACCTCGGCCTGGTCGAAGAGTTCGGCTTCACCGAGGACGAGATGCCCCCGAGCGGACTGACTGCCCAAGAGCTCTGTGAGGAGGACCCGCAGGAACTGACTGAGGAGTACCTCGAGGACTGA
- a CDS encoding amino acid ABC transporter permease encodes MEFFEDWPRYVDVAINWSDRLLDGLWTTIQLTIYGGLLAFVVAAVLGLIAGSPRIWLRVPARIIIELFRGVSLVVLLFWLMFVLPQIWMRADGLPFEGLVYNTFLLGVMALGINYGAYGAEAVRASMTTVPQAQWEATTALSMSWPHKMRRVIFPQAWALMLPSLTNLWVHLLKGSAIAYIMPFVSDFTAELNQLRRPTDIWFSHAFIGLVVYFILALVITLFMQALETRAKNRLGRGPSLREILSPAPKPVTTGGAR; translated from the coding sequence ATGGAATTCTTCGAAGACTGGCCCAGATACGTCGACGTGGCCATCAACTGGTCAGACAGACTGCTGGACGGATTGTGGACCACCATCCAGCTGACCATCTACGGCGGGCTGCTCGCCTTCGTCGTCGCCGCCGTACTGGGCCTGATCGCAGGAAGTCCGCGCATCTGGCTCCGAGTGCCTGCCCGCATCATCATCGAACTGTTCCGCGGCGTATCTCTGGTGGTGCTGCTGTTCTGGCTGATGTTCGTGCTGCCCCAGATCTGGATGCGCGCCGACGGCCTGCCCTTCGAGGGCCTGGTCTACAACACCTTCCTGCTCGGCGTGATGGCCCTGGGCATCAACTATGGCGCATATGGCGCCGAGGCGGTCCGCGCCTCCATGACCACCGTCCCTCAGGCCCAGTGGGAGGCCACGACCGCGTTGTCGATGTCCTGGCCCCATAAGATGCGACGGGTCATCTTCCCGCAGGCCTGGGCGCTGATGCTGCCCTCGCTGACCAACCTTTGGGTCCACCTGCTCAAAGGCAGCGCCATCGCCTACATCATGCCCTTCGTCAGCGACTTCACCGCAGAGCTCAACCAGCTGCGACGCCCCACTGACATCTGGTTCTCCCACGCCTTCATCGGCTTGGTGGTCTACTTCATCCTCGCGTTGGTCATCACCCTGTTCATGCAGGCTCTGGAGACCCGGGCGAAGAACAGGTTGGGCCGTGGGCCCTCGCTGCGCGAGATCCTCTCTCCCGCGCCCAAACCGGTGACCACGGGAGGTGCCCGATGA
- the ehuD gene encoding ectoine/hydroxyectoine ABC transporter permease subunit EhuD: protein MVDDEEVQGSPFWDWEFALEAFPQMFMAFLEVTLLVTVVGTLIAAVLGLIIAILIMVLPKPLAWIVRWATNFIRMTPIVVQLIFMFWAFLWMDALTIGIIVFGVHYATYMSEVYRAGIESVPKGQWEATTALSMSAARTWRKVVIPQALRSTVPSLGNYAISMFKDTPFLLVIGVAEMVTVAGQIGAPTFRYTEVYTIAGVLFLAASYPTAVLVNRLEKRLAYAH, encoded by the coding sequence ATGGTCGATGACGAGGAGGTCCAAGGCAGTCCGTTCTGGGACTGGGAGTTCGCCTTAGAAGCCTTCCCGCAGATGTTCATGGCCTTTCTGGAAGTCACCCTCCTGGTCACTGTGGTGGGCACGCTGATCGCAGCTGTGCTCGGTCTGATCATCGCCATCCTGATCATGGTCCTTCCCAAACCTCTGGCCTGGATCGTCCGCTGGGCGACCAACTTCATCCGCATGACGCCGATCGTGGTCCAACTGATCTTCATGTTCTGGGCCTTCCTCTGGATGGATGCCCTGACCATCGGCATCATCGTCTTCGGCGTCCACTACGCCACCTATATGTCAGAGGTGTACCGCGCCGGCATCGAGTCAGTACCGAAGGGCCAGTGGGAGGCCACCACGGCCCTGTCCATGTCCGCCGCCCGCACCTGGAGAAAAGTGGTCATCCCTCAGGCATTGCGCTCCACCGTGCCTTCGCTGGGCAACTATGCGATCTCGATGTTCAAAGACACCCCGTTCCTGCTGGTGATCGGCGTGGCCGAAATGGTCACTGTCGCCGGTCAGATCGGCGCCCCCACATTCCGCTACACCGAGGTCTATACCATCGCCGGTGTCCTGTTCCTGGCCGCCAGCTACCCGACCGCAGTCTTGGTCAACCGATTGGAGAAGCGCCTTGCCTACGCCCACTGA
- the ehuA gene encoding ectoine/hydroxyectoine ABC transporter ATP-binding protein EhuA, with amino-acid sequence MPTPTESPSPAPAEAGAPVIEFTDVEKRFGDNVVLKDLNFSVARGERVTLIGPSGSGKTTILRLVMTLEELTGGYIHIDGEPLTHQQRDGRRVPVPKKQQKRLRTRIGMVFQQFNLFPNMTVLENIIEAPVHVLSQSKQEATQKAQSLLEQVGLPDKADAHPTSLSGGQQQRVAIARALAMDPEILLLDEVTSALDPEVVGDVLNILREVADTTNVTMLIVTHEMGFARDVSHKVMMFDGGRVVEEGHPETIFTAPDHERTQKFLGAVLGH; translated from the coding sequence TTGCCTACGCCCACTGAGAGCCCCTCCCCCGCACCTGCGGAGGCCGGAGCTCCGGTCATCGAATTCACCGACGTGGAGAAGCGCTTCGGCGACAACGTGGTCCTCAAGGATCTGAACTTCTCCGTGGCCCGCGGGGAGCGGGTGACGCTGATCGGGCCCTCCGGCTCCGGCAAGACCACGATCCTGCGCCTGGTGATGACTCTGGAGGAGCTCACCGGCGGCTATATCCACATCGACGGCGAACCGCTGACCCATCAGCAGCGCGACGGCAGGCGCGTCCCGGTGCCCAAGAAGCAGCAGAAGAGGCTGCGCACCCGGATCGGGATGGTCTTCCAACAGTTCAATCTGTTCCCGAACATGACTGTGCTGGAGAACATCATCGAAGCCCCGGTCCATGTGCTGAGCCAGTCCAAGCAGGAAGCCACCCAGAAGGCGCAGTCATTGCTGGAGCAGGTCGGCCTTCCGGATAAGGCCGACGCCCACCCCACCAGCCTCTCCGGCGGTCAGCAGCAGCGTGTGGCCATCGCCCGAGCGCTGGCCATGGACCCGGAGATCCTGCTGCTGGACGAGGTCACCTCAGCCCTGGACCCGGAGGTGGTGGGCGATGTCCTCAACATCCTGCGCGAGGTCGCCGACACCACCAACGTCACCATGCTGATCGTCACCCATGAGATGGGATTCGCCCGGGATGTGTCGCATAAGGTCATGATGTTCGACGGCGGACGGGTGGTCGAGGAGGGCCACCCGGAGACGATCTTCACCGCCCCAGACCACGAGCGGACCCAGAAGTTCCTGGGTGCGGTCCTGGGGCACTGA
- a CDS encoding aspartate kinase: protein MSLIVQKYGGSSVQDAESIKRVAKRIVETKKAGNQVVVVVSAMGDTTDDLLDLAGEITEAPPEREMDILLSSGERMSMALLAMAIHQLGESAQSFTGSQAGMITDAIHGKARIIEVSPDRVQESLDAGNVGIVAGFQGMSRDSRDITTMGRGGSDTTAVALAAALNADVCEIYSDVDGVFTADPRVVKNARKIDVVSSEDMLEMAAAGTKVLHLRSVEYARRFGVKLHVRSSFSDLEGTWVIPGNDDPVTLQEGEPLEQPIISGVSHDDSEAKLTISGVPDVPGKAAEIFNLIAEVGANIDMIVQNVSDETRTTNISFTLPGADGKKVTDILTTHQERIGFEKLDFVPQVAKVSLVGGGMRTAPGVSARFFTALRDAGINIGLISTSEIRVSVITDVEDMGKAVKAIHTAFGFDSEEEATVYAGTGR, encoded by the coding sequence ATGAGCCTGATCGTCCAGAAGTACGGCGGTTCCTCCGTGCAGGATGCCGAGAGCATCAAGCGCGTGGCCAAACGGATCGTCGAGACCAAGAAGGCGGGAAACCAGGTCGTCGTCGTCGTCTCCGCCATGGGAGACACCACAGATGACCTGCTCGACCTCGCCGGCGAGATCACTGAGGCGCCGCCCGAGCGCGAGATGGACATCCTGCTGTCCTCCGGCGAGCGCATGTCCATGGCCCTGCTGGCCATGGCCATCCACCAGCTGGGCGAGTCCGCCCAGTCCTTCACCGGCTCGCAGGCCGGCATGATCACTGATGCCATCCACGGCAAGGCCCGGATCATCGAAGTCAGCCCGGACCGCGTCCAGGAATCCCTCGACGCCGGCAACGTCGGCATCGTCGCAGGATTCCAGGGCATGTCCCGGGACTCCCGGGACATCACCACGATGGGCCGCGGCGGCTCGGACACCACAGCTGTGGCTCTGGCCGCGGCGCTCAACGCCGATGTCTGCGAGATCTACTCCGACGTGGACGGCGTGTTCACCGCAGACCCGCGGGTGGTCAAGAACGCCCGGAAGATCGACGTGGTCTCCAGTGAGGACATGCTCGAGATGGCTGCGGCCGGCACCAAGGTGCTGCATCTGCGCTCGGTGGAGTACGCCCGCCGCTTCGGGGTGAAGCTGCACGTGCGCTCCTCGTTCAGCGATCTCGAAGGAACCTGGGTCATCCCAGGCAATGACGACCCTGTGACCCTTCAGGAGGGGGAACCCTTGGAACAGCCCATCATCTCCGGCGTCTCGCATGACGACTCTGAGGCCAAACTGACCATCAGCGGCGTGCCGGATGTCCCCGGCAAGGCCGCGGAGATCTTCAACCTGATCGCTGAGGTCGGCGCGAACATCGACATGATCGTCCAGAACGTCTCTGATGAGACCCGGACGACGAACATCTCCTTCACCCTGCCCGGCGCCGACGGCAAGAAGGTCACCGACATCCTGACCACCCACCAGGAGCGCATCGGCTTCGAGAAGCTCGACTTCGTCCCCCAGGTGGCCAAGGTGTCTCTGGTGGGCGGCGGCATGCGCACCGCTCCCGGCGTCTCCGCGCGGTTCTTCACCGCACTGCGCGATGCCGGGATCAACATCGGTCTGATCTCCACCTCGGAGATCCGCGTCTCGGTGATCACCGACGTCGAGGACATGGGCAAGGCCGTGAAGGCCATCCACACCGCCTTCGGCTTCGACTCCGAGGAGGAGGCCACAGTCTACGCCGGCACCGGCCGCTGA
- a CDS encoding 3-methyladenine DNA glycosylase, protein MSVLYPAGVVISEQEHRERAAAHHQKVRGYADAFLARRNAGEKHPVEDFLFTYYSYKPGQLSRWHPGAGRVIQGAGASEQAGWKFYTTTPDGTPSSGATVDVGRFRRERASIIDFARRLLSRTAARPAQLGCFGLHEWAMVYRSREHGQRHDQVPLRLGAEGTDEVVESLNIRCTHFDAFRFYTPSARPLNALQPTRENQVDLEQPGCLHANMDLYKWAYKLIPVVSSDLLLDCFDLAWRIRELDMRASPYDLQDWGYAPVRIEEPAGRAEYARAQKGFSEEAQVLRSRILAVLDEVDELADAEGAEDPASGRIAPPPS, encoded by the coding sequence ATGTCTGTCCTCTACCCCGCCGGCGTCGTCATCTCCGAACAGGAGCACCGTGAACGCGCCGCCGCGCATCATCAGAAGGTGCGCGGCTACGCTGACGCCTTCCTCGCCCGGCGCAACGCAGGAGAGAAGCACCCGGTGGAGGACTTCCTCTTCACCTACTACTCCTATAAGCCGGGGCAGCTCTCCCGCTGGCACCCCGGAGCAGGCCGCGTGATCCAAGGCGCCGGCGCCTCGGAGCAGGCCGGATGGAAGTTCTACACCACGACGCCGGACGGGACGCCGTCGTCAGGAGCCACGGTCGACGTCGGACGGTTCCGCCGGGAGCGGGCCTCCATCATCGACTTCGCCCGCCGTCTGCTGAGCCGCACCGCGGCCCGGCCGGCGCAGTTGGGCTGCTTCGGCCTGCATGAGTGGGCGATGGTCTACCGCTCGCGCGAACACGGACAGCGCCACGATCAGGTCCCGCTGCGTCTGGGTGCCGAGGGCACTGACGAAGTGGTGGAGTCGCTGAACATCCGGTGCACCCACTTCGACGCCTTCCGGTTCTATACCCCGTCTGCGCGGCCGCTGAACGCCCTGCAGCCCACGCGTGAGAACCAGGTCGATCTGGAGCAGCCGGGCTGCCTGCACGCGAATATGGACCTCTACAAATGGGCCTATAAGCTCATCCCGGTGGTCAGCAGCGACCTGCTGCTGGACTGCTTCGACCTGGCCTGGCGCATCCGGGAGCTGGATATGCGCGCTTCTCCCTATGACCTGCAGGACTGGGGCTATGCGCCGGTGCGGATCGAAGAGCCGGCCGGCCGCGCCGAGTATGCACGGGCGCAGAAGGGATTCTCGGAGGAGGCTCAGGTGCTGCGCAGCCGGATCCTGGCCGTGCTCGACGAGGTCGATGAGCTGGCGGATGCTGAGGGCGCTGAGGACCCCGCATCTGGGCGGATCGCCCCGCCGCCTTCCTGA
- a CDS encoding TetR/AcrR family transcriptional regulator, with amino-acid sequence MPRTREFVTDDAVVAARSVFWEHGYDQASVPALERATGLGRSSIYQAFGSKRGLFDACVENYLDEILRPRLRPLQQEPVAPQALVDYLEGLRAALADAGSAPGQHGCLLLNAASGPIGRQQAVAERVTAYREELRTAMRRGLAAARAAEAPAADARPAEAGAAGSGANGEPDDDVLERDAEACASLVTSAFMLTRVDNSAALRCVDAARAMI; translated from the coding sequence ATGCCACGTACGCGGGAGTTCGTGACGGACGACGCCGTCGTCGCCGCCCGGTCGGTGTTCTGGGAGCATGGCTACGACCAGGCCTCGGTCCCGGCGTTGGAGCGCGCCACCGGGCTGGGCCGCTCCAGCATCTATCAGGCGTTCGGCAGCAAACGCGGGCTCTTCGACGCCTGTGTGGAGAACTACCTCGACGAGATCCTCCGGCCGCGGCTGCGGCCGCTTCAGCAGGAGCCCGTGGCTCCCCAGGCCCTGGTCGACTATCTGGAGGGGCTGCGCGCAGCGCTGGCCGACGCCGGCTCCGCCCCCGGACAGCACGGATGCCTGCTGCTCAATGCCGCTTCAGGGCCGATCGGGCGGCAGCAGGCAGTCGCTGAGCGCGTCACGGCCTACCGAGAGGAGCTGCGCACGGCGATGCGCCGCGGGCTGGCCGCCGCGCGAGCTGCGGAGGCACCAGCTGCAGACGCACGACCTGCCGAGGCCGGTGCGGCCGGTTCCGGGGCCAACGGCGAGCCGGACGATGACGTGCTGGAGCGCGATGCTGAGGCCTGCGCCTCACTGGTGACCTCGGCCTTCATGCTGACCCGCGTGGACAACTCCGCGGCGCTGCGCTGCGTCGACGCCGCCCGAGCGATGATCTAG